A single window of Bacteroidota bacterium DNA harbors:
- a CDS encoding AAA family ATPase encodes MKKVLIYRGLPASGKSTAARKMLDENPGRYKRINKDDLRAMLDNSHFSKGNEKFVLKMRDLLILQALEEGKHVIIDDTNIHPKHTQRVADLVKGIAEVEVIDFMHVDVETCIARDLKRTNSVGERVIRRMWKEYLGWEKPKLVQDASLPKALVCDLDGTLALLNGRSPYDATHCDKDLLNQPVADIVLKFQASGHQIIFLSGREDKFREPTVRFLQQHLGEAFPYRLIMRTTGDMRKDSIIKQELLEREIVPNSYVDFVLDDRNQVVDMWRSLGLTCLQVDYGDF; translated from the coding sequence ATGAAAAAAGTACTGATCTACCGCGGTTTGCCTGCATCGGGAAAATCCACTGCAGCGCGCAAGATGCTGGATGAAAATCCGGGCCGCTACAAGCGTATCAACAAAGACGACCTTCGGGCGATGCTCGACAACTCGCATTTCTCCAAAGGCAACGAAAAATTTGTCCTGAAAATGCGTGACTTGCTCATTTTACAAGCTTTGGAAGAAGGCAAACACGTCATCATTGACGACACCAACATTCACCCCAAACATACCCAACGGGTCGCCGACCTGGTCAAAGGCATCGCGGAGGTGGAAGTGATCGACTTCATGCATGTCGATGTCGAAACCTGCATTGCGCGCGATTTGAAGCGCACCAATTCCGTGGGCGAGCGCGTCATCCGCAGGATGTGGAAGGAATACCTTGGTTGGGAAAAGCCAAAATTGGTTCAAGATGCTTCCTTGCCCAAAGCCTTGGTTTGCGATTTGGATGGAACTTTGGCCCTGCTGAATGGCCGCAGCCCTTACGATGCGACGCATTGCGACAAGGACTTGCTCAACCAGCCTGTGGCCGACATCGTCCTGAAGTTTCAGGCGAGTGGGCACCAGATTATCTTTCTTTCAGGAAGGGAAGACAAGTTCCGCGAACCAACGGTGCGCTTCCTGCAGCAACATTTGGGCGAGGCTTTTCCTTATCGGCTGATCATGCGCACCACGGGTGACATGCGCAAGGATTCGATCATCAAGCAGGAATTGCTGGAACGCGAAATTGTGCCCAATTCCTACGTGGATTTTGTGCTCGATGACCGCAACCAAGTGGTCGACATGTGGCGCAGCCTCGGGCTCACCTGCTTGCAAGTCGATTACGGAGACTTCTGA
- a CDS encoding 2'-5' RNA ligase, translating to MSHIDIDAHFELESQGYLQIGRHPSAPLLIHNYSQSTQYERFWTPITLMSRGLITDLEGRVVARPFGKFFNLDEHVGLIGSVPDEPFEVFEKMDGSLGILFHWDGNPAIATRGSFESDQAIKATEIFRKKYAHVRLDPELTYLLEIIYPENRIVVDYQGMEDLVLLAVMHTASGEELPLPEIGLPLVKRYDGINDLEALKEIQDDNKEGFVVRFKSGLRVKLKFDEYVRLHRIVTGVSTRTVWEALMSGTSMEAFLEKVPDEFYKWFRGVEKDLRSQFEEIEKVCKAEFKAFENRKEAADYYMNQCTYPPIMFKMLDGRPYDEIIWKMLRPEYQKAFSVSDE from the coding sequence ATGTCACACATCGACATTGACGCACATTTTGAACTTGAGTCCCAAGGTTATCTCCAAATCGGACGTCACCCTTCGGCCCCGTTGTTGATCCACAACTATTCGCAATCGACCCAATACGAGCGATTTTGGACACCCATCACCTTGATGAGTCGAGGATTGATCACCGATCTCGAAGGTCGTGTTGTTGCGCGGCCATTTGGTAAATTTTTCAACCTCGATGAGCATGTTGGCCTGATCGGGTCAGTTCCCGACGAGCCGTTTGAGGTATTCGAAAAGATGGATGGCAGCTTGGGAATTCTTTTTCATTGGGACGGGAATCCTGCCATTGCAACGCGCGGATCGTTTGAAAGTGATCAGGCGATCAAAGCGACCGAGATCTTTCGGAAAAAGTATGCACATGTGCGGCTAGACCCTGAATTGACCTATCTTTTGGAGATCATTTATCCCGAAAACCGGATTGTGGTGGACTACCAAGGGATGGAAGACTTGGTGTTATTGGCGGTAATGCATACCGCAAGCGGTGAAGAGTTGCCTTTGCCAGAAATCGGCTTGCCGTTGGTGAAGCGGTACGACGGCATCAACGACCTTGAAGCGCTCAAGGAAATTCAAGACGACAACAAGGAAGGCTTCGTGGTTCGCTTCAAAAGTGGCCTGCGTGTCAAGTTGAAGTTCGATGAATATGTGCGTTTGCACCGTATCGTGACGGGCGTGAGCACCCGCACTGTTTGGGAGGCACTGATGTCAGGAACCTCCATGGAGGCGTTCCTGGAAAAAGTTCCCGACGAATTCTACAAATGGTTCCGCGGCGTCGAAAAAGACCTTCGAAGCCAATTTGAGGAGATCGAAAAGGTCTGCAAGGCTGAATTCAAGGCATTTGAAAACCGGAAGGAAGCAGCAGACTACTACATGAATCAATGTACCTACCCGCCGATCATGTTCAAGATGCTCGATGGACGCCCCTACGATGAAATTATCTGGAAAATGTTACGACCGGAATACCAAAAGGCGTTTTCGGTGAGTGATGAATGA
- a CDS encoding OmpA family protein — MQKCLILPWLFILLAFPFAGSAQIQIDTSYSHSELVNDVLLGKRVKVRNVRYVGSKLAVSAFRDTSLTPLMAEGILLSTGKVFDAKGPNRRANTTYNIGTRGEHGLESIAKGMTFDAAYIEFDFQPEMETVIFNFVFGSEEYTEYVNSQFNDVFAFWISGPGYKGVKNLAVVPQNSAPITVNTINHISNRYNYVDNNPFDRLGNLKKENISHLYPDLLRNYEYDGFTSLLTAEARVRPGEVYHIKIAIADVSDGRYDSAVFLEGNSFSSLPLDPVARAELLNEDFGEIKRKFRPVKVGENPKEELVVRDSKAKTESNGDANSWSLMVNFDFDNATLSSEEKAKLDSAWTYVLAKSKLKVSVQGHTDNVGADNYNNRLSVRRATAVLNYLKSKGLATDRISTQGFGFHQPATTNDTDEGRAINRRVEVRLSEK; from the coding sequence ATGCAAAAGTGCTTGATCTTGCCTTGGTTGTTTATTTTGCTGGCATTTCCTTTTGCTGGATCGGCCCAAATACAAATTGATACAAGCTATTCGCATTCAGAATTGGTCAATGACGTGCTTCTGGGCAAACGTGTCAAGGTACGGAATGTGCGGTATGTCGGGAGCAAATTGGCGGTTTCGGCATTCAGGGATACCTCACTTACCCCATTGATGGCTGAGGGAATCTTGCTAAGTACGGGCAAGGTTTTTGATGCAAAAGGTCCCAATCGCCGTGCAAATACCACTTACAACATCGGGACGCGGGGCGAACATGGCCTTGAATCCATCGCAAAAGGCATGACATTCGATGCGGCCTACATCGAGTTTGACTTTCAGCCAGAGATGGAGACCGTGATATTCAACTTCGTTTTTGGTTCGGAGGAATACACCGAGTACGTCAATTCCCAATTCAACGATGTTTTTGCATTCTGGATCAGCGGACCGGGCTACAAGGGCGTGAAAAATCTCGCGGTGGTGCCGCAAAACAGTGCGCCGATTACAGTGAATACGATTAACCACATCAGTAACCGCTATAACTATGTAGACAACAATCCTTTTGACCGTTTGGGCAATCTGAAAAAGGAAAACATCAGCCACCTTTATCCGGATCTTCTGCGGAACTATGAATATGATGGGTTTACAAGTCTGCTCACAGCTGAGGCGCGCGTGCGGCCGGGAGAGGTGTACCATATCAAAATTGCTATTGCTGACGTTAGCGACGGCCGGTACGACAGTGCCGTATTTCTGGAAGGAAATTCGTTTTCGAGTTTGCCGTTGGATCCTGTGGCGCGTGCGGAGTTGCTGAATGAGGATTTCGGCGAAATCAAGCGGAAATTCAGACCGGTCAAAGTAGGGGAGAACCCCAAAGAGGAATTGGTCGTGCGGGATTCGAAGGCGAAAACCGAGAGCAACGGGGATGCCAATTCATGGAGCTTGATGGTCAACTTCGATTTTGACAATGCCACCCTTTCGTCGGAGGAAAAAGCAAAGCTGGATTCTGCCTGGACGTATGTCTTGGCCAAATCAAAGCTGAAAGTGAGTGTGCAAGGGCATACCGACAATGTCGGCGCCGACAATTACAACAATCGTTTATCCGTACGCCGCGCCACGGCTGTATTAAACTATCTGAAATCCAAAGGATTAGCCACGGATCGAATTTCAACCCAAGGTTTCGGCTTTCATCAGCCTGCCACCACCAACGACACAGACGAAGGCCGCGCCATCAATCGCCGCGTAGAAGTGAGATTAAGTGAAAAGTGA
- a CDS encoding Do family serine endopeptidase, which yields MFAVALLGGVVTLGGYKLLESTMDPSRGHAFQSSELSSQFASLPVGANGMNDFTAAAELSTPAVVHVKSNMMVQTRNMWNMDPFGGFFDDGWGFGRPQQHNAQSTGSGVITTPDGYIVTNNHVVNDAQSVEVVLEDGRTYTAQVVGTDPSTDLALLKIDETNLPILTFGNSDNLRVGEWVLAVGNPFNLTSTVTAGIVSAKARNINILKDKMAIESFIQTDAAVNPGNSGGALVNARGELVGINTAIASNTGSYSGYSFAVPVEIVKKVIDDLMNHGIVQRAFLGANLIELNGDVAKKVGVQQTHGVYIDGVMEGGSAQYAGLRKGDIITAIDGKELRNSAELTEYVGRHRPGDRVQLTIIREGDKTEVPVELRNSKGTTDIVERNDSEALEALGAELEELSANELNKLGLKGGVKITKLKEGKLQQYTSIRPGFIITTIDNQVVTSIEHLQKILNNKSGGVMMEGLYPGWPGRYYYAFGM from the coding sequence ATGTTTGCCGTCGCCTTGCTCGGCGGAGTTGTTACACTTGGTGGCTACAAATTGTTGGAATCCACGATGGATCCTTCACGGGGCCATGCTTTCCAATCATCCGAGCTCTCCAGTCAATTTGCGAGTCTTCCTGTCGGGGCAAATGGCATGAACGATTTTACCGCCGCTGCCGAATTGAGCACGCCTGCGGTCGTTCACGTGAAGAGCAACATGATGGTGCAGACGCGCAACATGTGGAACATGGACCCTTTTGGTGGCTTTTTTGATGACGGATGGGGATTTGGCCGACCACAACAGCACAATGCCCAAAGTACAGGCTCCGGCGTGATCACCACCCCTGATGGATATATCGTCACCAACAATCACGTGGTCAACGATGCCCAAAGTGTCGAAGTTGTTTTGGAGGACGGACGCACATACACTGCGCAAGTGGTGGGCACGGACCCAAGCACGGATTTGGCCTTGTTGAAAATTGACGAGACCAACCTACCCATTCTCACATTTGGCAACAGCGACAATCTCCGCGTAGGCGAATGGGTGCTTGCCGTCGGGAATCCATTTAACCTGACCTCCACCGTGACGGCAGGCATCGTGAGCGCCAAGGCGCGCAACATCAACATTCTCAAAGACAAAATGGCCATTGAAAGCTTCATCCAGACAGATGCCGCCGTAAATCCAGGCAATTCCGGCGGCGCGCTTGTCAATGCACGTGGCGAACTCGTCGGAATCAATACTGCGATTGCCTCCAATACAGGCTCCTATTCAGGCTATTCCTTTGCCGTGCCCGTCGAAATCGTGAAGAAAGTCATCGATGATTTGATGAATCACGGCATCGTGCAGCGCGCATTTCTTGGCGCCAACTTGATCGAGCTCAATGGAGATGTCGCCAAAAAGGTCGGCGTGCAACAAACGCATGGCGTGTACATCGACGGGGTGATGGAGGGCGGCTCGGCCCAATATGCAGGTTTGCGGAAAGGGGATATCATCACCGCGATTGACGGCAAGGAATTGCGCAACAGCGCCGAATTGACCGAATATGTCGGCCGGCACCGTCCGGGTGACCGCGTGCAACTCACCATCATCCGTGAGGGTGACAAAACTGAAGTCCCTGTAGAGTTGCGTAACTCCAAAGGTACGACCGATATCGTGGAGCGCAACGACAGCGAAGCCTTGGAGGCCTTGGGGGCGGAATTGGAGGAACTTTCCGCCAATGAATTGAACAAGCTCGGGCTCAAAGGCGGCGTGAAGATTACCAAACTCAAAGAGGGCAAATTGCAGCAATACACGAGCATTCGCCCTGGGTTCATCATCACAACGATTGACAATCAGGTCGTAACGAGCATTGAGCACCTGCAAAAGATTCTCAACAACAAAAGTGGGGGTGTGATGATGGAGGGGCTCTATCCTGGATGGCCCGGCCGCTACTACTATGCTTTTGGGATGTAA
- a CDS encoding M13 family metallopeptidase has product MIQKFRKLGIFFVAAGTIVAGCNKPAEGGPTTGTTPTEYHGLLLENMDTTVNPKDDFYRYANGAYLKRTEIPAEESRWGVFAELTERNTGRIKGIFEECSKAGAAKGTIDQKIGDYYKTAMDSAAIEKLGVKAVQSDLDKIAAITTVADVVPLVASMHRRGMGPFFGTYVDQDAKNSERYILSLNQGGTGLPEKDYYFSKSPDKENIRKQYVGFLSKLLQLSGEDSTQANAHAAKCLEIETKLAAKSLANVELRDPDANYHLMQLDGLTKLAPQFGWKEYFTALGMAEPGDINVGQPAFFTEFGKLLTAYSIDDWKNYLKINLLNGAASDLSNDFVMANFEFYDKTLTGAEKMKVRWKRVVEGGSWGLGFALGQKYTEKYFSANAKKIALEMVDNILAVMKDRLSKLEWMSDETKKQAIHKVETILPKIGYPDTWRDYSKLEIVGDDYMKNIFAIREFGFQFRLDKIGKPVDKTEWGMPPQVVNAYYNPSKNEIVFPAGILQAPFFDEHVDAALNYGGFGAVIGHELIHAFDDEGSKFDAEGNLKSWWTEDDRKNFEERAQVVKRQYDAYEVADSLFINGQLTLGENIADIHGLQMSYWAWKRSLEGKEAPKSQDGFTPDQRFFVSYGQIWSSLMRPESLRLMVATNPHSPAEFRVKGTLSNFPAFYEAFGVKEGDGMYRADAERSAIW; this is encoded by the coding sequence ATGATACAGAAATTTAGAAAGCTGGGTATATTTTTCGTAGCCGCGGGTACGATCGTGGCTGGTTGTAACAAACCCGCCGAAGGCGGCCCAACAACTGGAACGACCCCAACGGAATACCATGGTCTCCTGCTTGAAAACATGGATACGACGGTAAATCCCAAAGACGATTTCTATCGTTATGCAAACGGTGCCTACCTGAAAAGAACAGAAATTCCTGCCGAGGAAAGTCGCTGGGGAGTTTTTGCCGAATTGACGGAGCGCAACACTGGGCGGATCAAAGGCATTTTTGAGGAGTGCAGCAAGGCTGGCGCCGCAAAAGGAACCATTGACCAGAAGATCGGCGACTATTACAAAACAGCGATGGATTCGGCAGCGATCGAAAAGCTGGGCGTCAAAGCTGTGCAATCCGACTTGGATAAAATTGCTGCAATCACCACTGTGGCTGACGTTGTGCCGCTCGTAGCGTCGATGCATCGCCGTGGGATGGGTCCGTTTTTTGGAACCTACGTGGATCAGGATGCCAAAAACAGTGAGCGCTACATTTTGAGCTTGAATCAAGGTGGAACTGGGTTGCCAGAAAAGGACTATTACTTTTCCAAAAGCCCAGACAAAGAAAACATCCGCAAGCAATACGTCGGATTCCTTTCCAAGCTGCTTCAACTTTCTGGCGAAGATTCCACCCAAGCCAATGCACATGCGGCAAAGTGCTTGGAAATTGAAACCAAATTGGCTGCGAAATCCCTCGCAAATGTCGAGCTCCGCGATCCGGATGCGAACTATCACCTGATGCAACTGGATGGTTTGACCAAGTTGGCCCCACAGTTTGGCTGGAAGGAATACTTTACAGCCCTCGGCATGGCCGAGCCGGGTGATATCAACGTCGGTCAGCCCGCATTCTTCACTGAATTCGGAAAATTGCTCACCGCTTACAGCATTGACGATTGGAAGAACTACCTCAAAATCAATTTGTTGAATGGTGCAGCTTCCGACCTCAGCAATGATTTTGTGATGGCCAACTTCGAATTCTACGACAAGACTTTGACAGGTGCCGAGAAGATGAAGGTGCGTTGGAAGCGCGTCGTCGAAGGTGGCAGTTGGGGCCTTGGCTTTGCCCTTGGCCAGAAATACACAGAGAAGTATTTCAGCGCCAATGCCAAGAAAATCGCTTTGGAAATGGTCGACAACATTTTGGCTGTCATGAAAGACCGTCTTTCCAAACTCGAATGGATGAGCGACGAAACCAAGAAGCAAGCCATTCACAAAGTGGAAACGATCCTTCCAAAAATCGGCTATCCTGATACTTGGCGCGACTATTCCAAGCTGGAAATTGTCGGTGATGACTACATGAAAAACATTTTCGCAATCCGCGAATTTGGGTTTCAGTTCAGACTGGACAAAATCGGCAAGCCGGTCGACAAGACCGAATGGGGCATGCCGCCTCAGGTTGTAAATGCCTATTACAACCCGAGCAAAAACGAAATCGTCTTCCCGGCTGGTATTTTGCAAGCACCGTTTTTTGATGAGCACGTTGATGCAGCACTGAATTACGGTGGATTTGGCGCAGTCATTGGCCACGAGCTGATCCATGCATTTGACGATGAAGGCAGCAAGTTTGATGCAGAAGGCAACCTGAAAAGCTGGTGGACCGAAGACGACCGGAAAAACTTCGAGGAACGCGCCCAAGTGGTCAAGCGTCAATACGATGCCTACGAAGTCGCCGACAGCCTCTTCATCAATGGGCAGTTGACACTTGGCGAGAATATCGCCGACATTCACGGCTTGCAAATGTCTTATTGGGCTTGGAAGCGCTCCTTGGAAGGCAAAGAGGCCCCCAAGTCGCAAGACGGATTTACGCCCGACCAGCGTTTCTTTGTTTCCTACGGGCAGATTTGGAGCTCGTTGATGCGCCCTGAATCATTGCGCCTCATGGTTGCCACCAATCCGCACAGCCCCGCAGAGTTCCGTGTCAAAGGTACTTTGTCAAATTTCCCCGCATTCTATGAAGCATTTGGCGTCAAAGAGGGCGATGGAATGTACCGTGCCGATGCTGAAAGGTCTGCCATCTGGTAA
- a CDS encoding S9 family peptidase encodes MEAPDLKKIPTTTTRFGIALHDDYAWLRDKKSKEVMAYLEAENAYTKQEMAHTEAFQKELYKEMLARVKEDDSTVPAPLDGYWYYSRTETGKAYPIHCRKKGTLEAAEEVLLDENVLAEGHEFFDLGDAEVSPNDLLLAYTADFDGSENYTLYIKDLATGNLLEDRVEKISDEIEWGNDNATIFYVRLDEETHRPWQMYRHRLGVSADTDVLVFEEEDEAFFLSMGKSKDEKYMFIDLSSHTSTEIHYFPADTPEATPILFAPRRPLIELGMEHHEGWWYIVTNEDAVNFRLMRTKVTQPDRSEWEEVIAHDPLVKIDDIETFKDFIVIYGRRGGYKNMVVRDMRSGEMHEIQHPEPVFTLSGSANLEYETDLLRYGYSSLVTPSTTFEYDMRDRSRKLLKQAEVLGGYDPSLYQCERIYATAPDGAQVPMSVVYKKEFRGKGPQPLFLYGYGAYGHTVDPSFSSARLSLLDRGMVYAIAHIRGGGAMGRPWYEAGRLLQKRNSFTDFIACAEHLIALGITEPRKLAISGGSAGGLLMGAVVNMRPDLFQAVDASVPFVDLMNTMLDASIPLTVIEYDEWGNPNEEEFFKYMLSYSPYDNVKAQDYPAMLITAGLNDPRVHYWEPAKWCAKLRDVKTDSNTILLKTNMGAGHQGASGRYGYLEELAFDYTFVLDRLGVIAQ; translated from the coding sequence ATGGAAGCACCGGATCTCAAAAAAATACCCACCACAACCACCCGCTTTGGCATTGCCCTCCACGACGACTATGCTTGGCTCCGTGACAAGAAAAGCAAGGAGGTGATGGCTTATTTGGAGGCTGAAAATGCCTATACGAAGCAGGAGATGGCCCATACCGAGGCATTTCAAAAGGAATTGTACAAGGAAATGTTGGCCCGGGTGAAGGAAGATGACAGTACGGTTCCCGCTCCTTTGGATGGCTACTGGTACTATTCAAGGACCGAGACCGGAAAGGCGTACCCGATTCATTGCCGGAAAAAAGGAACCCTTGAGGCCGCGGAAGAGGTGTTGCTCGACGAAAACGTACTCGCCGAAGGCCATGAATTTTTTGATTTGGGAGATGCCGAGGTAAGTCCCAACGACCTCTTGCTCGCCTATACCGCCGATTTCGATGGTTCTGAAAATTACACGCTTTATATCAAGGATTTGGCGACAGGAAATCTTCTTGAGGACCGTGTAGAAAAGATCAGTGACGAAATCGAATGGGGCAACGACAACGCCACGATCTTCTACGTAAGGCTCGACGAGGAAACCCATCGTCCTTGGCAAATGTATCGGCATCGCCTTGGTGTATCGGCTGACACAGATGTCCTCGTTTTTGAGGAAGAAGATGAAGCATTCTTCCTTTCGATGGGCAAAAGCAAGGACGAAAAGTACATGTTCATTGACCTGAGCAGCCATACAAGTACGGAAATTCATTATTTCCCTGCAGACACCCCTGAAGCAACGCCTATTTTGTTTGCACCCAGAAGACCGCTCATCGAGTTGGGAATGGAGCACCACGAAGGTTGGTGGTACATCGTCACGAACGAGGATGCAGTCAATTTTCGCTTGATGCGCACCAAAGTCACGCAACCCGATCGCAGCGAATGGGAAGAAGTCATCGCGCATGATCCATTGGTCAAGATCGATGACATTGAAACTTTCAAAGACTTCATCGTCATCTACGGCCGCCGGGGAGGCTACAAAAACATGGTGGTTCGCGACATGCGCTCCGGCGAAATGCACGAAATCCAGCATCCAGAGCCCGTTTTTACCCTCTCAGGCAGCGCCAACCTCGAATACGAAACCGATCTGCTCCGGTATGGCTACAGTTCGTTGGTGACACCCTCCACGACCTTTGAATATGACATGCGCGACCGTTCCCGCAAGTTGCTGAAGCAGGCCGAGGTGCTCGGCGGATACGATCCCTCACTTTACCAATGCGAACGCATTTACGCCACCGCCCCTGATGGCGCGCAGGTACCCATGTCCGTCGTTTACAAAAAGGAATTTCGCGGAAAAGGCCCGCAACCGCTGTTTTTGTATGGCTATGGAGCTTATGGCCATACGGTGGATCCATCGTTTTCTTCGGCAAGGCTTAGTCTCCTTGACCGCGGCATGGTTTATGCCATTGCACACATCCGCGGTGGGGGGGCCATGGGCCGTCCTTGGTACGAAGCCGGACGTTTGCTTCAAAAGCGGAATTCATTCACCGATTTCATTGCCTGCGCAGAGCACCTGATCGCATTGGGAATCACCGAACCCCGGAAATTGGCGATCTCCGGCGGTAGTGCTGGCGGTTTGCTCATGGGCGCCGTCGTAAACATGCGGCCAGATTTGTTCCAAGCTGTCGATGCAAGTGTGCCCTTTGTCGATTTGATGAATACCATGTTGGATGCCAGCATTCCGCTTACCGTGATCGAATACGACGAGTGGGGAAATCCAAATGAGGAGGAGTTCTTCAAATACATGCTCTCCTATAGCCCCTACGACAACGTCAAGGCCCAGGATTACCCGGCAATGCTTATCACCGCCGGCCTCAATGACCCGCGTGTCCATTATTGGGAGCCTGCAAAATGGTGTGCAAAATTGCGCGACGTCAAAACGGATTCGAATACCATTCTCCTGAAAACCAACATGGGAGCCGGACACCAAGGTGCATCCGGTAGATATGGTTATCTCGAGGAGCTGGCTTTTGATTACACATTTGTGCTGGACCGCTTGGGCGTGATTGCCCAATAG
- a CDS encoding T9SS type A sorting domain-containing protein — translation MENPSTFKIAEPCHENWNQMTPESQGRFCASCQRCVIDFSNKSTAEMKSIYDREGGDVCGRVKVSQLAGPRPAVRVRWSLRGHGLKSVQLFALALMAAFTMLLHTPAKAQKDIVMGKIAYVPPAIGRLEGKVTWDGGQPVVGVTVQLQRNGVLVASTVTDARGRYVFAQARQGEFTVSANGGHGIAAFQTVEVKEHKTQEVNLILMDEIIMGGLRYEESKELKPIQVIPKKEFPQPEELIQPLELIQPDETIAPLIPKEIVEIAPLHPEMEQTTTNSSAPMTVGSFEVSVFPNPTRDVVTMLVTKGGGEDLTATLVDLDGRLLKRIHLNDATQQTMRMDLSALPAGIYLLQLQSGEHQSSQRILKL, via the coding sequence ATGGAAAATCCGAGCACCTTCAAAATCGCCGAACCCTGCCACGAGAACTGGAATCAAATGACCCCTGAATCACAGGGCAGGTTTTGTGCTTCCTGTCAGCGTTGCGTGATTGACTTCAGCAACAAATCTACCGCTGAAATGAAGTCCATCTACGACCGCGAAGGCGGGGATGTCTGTGGACGCGTGAAAGTCAGTCAATTGGCGGGTCCCCGTCCAGCAGTAAGGGTACGTTGGAGTCTGCGCGGTCATGGCTTAAAATCGGTTCAGTTGTTTGCATTGGCCTTGATGGCGGCTTTTACGATGTTGCTCCATACGCCCGCCAAGGCGCAAAAGGACATTGTCATGGGCAAAATCGCCTACGTTCCACCTGCAATCGGAAGGCTTGAGGGCAAGGTCACCTGGGATGGCGGGCAGCCCGTGGTCGGCGTGACGGTGCAGCTTCAACGCAATGGCGTTTTGGTGGCCTCAACTGTTACGGATGCACGTGGACGGTATGTTTTTGCCCAAGCCCGCCAAGGAGAATTTACCGTTTCTGCCAATGGAGGCCATGGAATCGCGGCCTTTCAAACTGTAGAGGTCAAAGAACACAAAACCCAAGAAGTGAATTTGATCCTGATGGACGAAATCATCATGGGTGGTCTCAGATACGAAGAAAGCAAGGAGCTCAAACCGATACAGGTGATCCCCAAAAAGGAGTTTCCTCAGCCAGAAGAATTGATACAACCGCTGGAGTTGATTCAGCCCGACGAAACCATTGCCCCATTGATCCCCAAGGAAATCGTCGAAATTGCACCATTACATCCTGAGATGGAGCAGACGACGACCAATTCCTCTGCGCCGATGACCGTTGGCAGCTTTGAAGTCAGCGTTTTTCCGAATCCGACAAGAGATGTTGTTACAATGTTGGTAACGAAAGGAGGAGGGGAGGATCTCACGGCAACATTGGTGGATCTCGATGGCCGACTGCTCAAAAGGATCCATTTGAATGACGCCACCCAACAAACGATGCGAATGGATTTGTCTGCGTTGCCGGCAGGAATCTACCTGCTTCAGTTACAATCCGGTGAGCACCAATCTTCCCAGCGAATTTTGAAGTTGTAA